One part of the Selenomonadales bacterium genome encodes these proteins:
- a CDS encoding formate--tetrahydrofolate ligase, with amino-acid sequence MKSDIEIAQSAQMLPIIKVAESIGLSEDDLELYGKYKAKVSPAVAKRLADKPDGHLILMTAINPTAAGEGKTTTTVGLGQALAKLGKKTAIALREPSLGPSMGVKGGAAGGGYSQVVPMEDINLHFTGDLHAITTAHNMLAAIIDNHLQQGNELNIDTRRITFRRALDMNDRALRSTIVGLGGKNNGVPREDGFDITVASEVMAILCLANDLTDLKERLGRIVIGYTYEREPVTVADLKVAGAMAALLKDAIKPNLVQTLENVPAFIHGGPFANIAHGCNSVQATKLALKVADYVVTEAGFGADLGAEKFFDIKCRFAGLKPSAAVIVATARALKLHGGADVKNLSVENLKALDKGFANLERHIENVRKFGVPVVVAINRFPTDSAAELGLIAERCRQADVRVALSEVWAKGGEGGRALAEAVLETIESEPSTFHPLYPVEMSIKEKITTIAREIYGADGVDFTKDVDNTIRQYVKLGYDKMPICMAKTQYSFSDDPALLGRPTGFRITVRELRVSRGAGFLVAITGEIMTMPGLPKEPAAEKIDVDGDGKISGLF; translated from the coding sequence ATGAAATCCGATATCGAAATAGCGCAAAGCGCGCAGATGTTGCCGATTATTAAGGTCGCCGAAAGTATCGGCCTCAGCGAAGACGACCTTGAGCTGTACGGCAAGTACAAAGCCAAAGTCTCCCCCGCCGTCGCTAAGCGCCTTGCCGATAAGCCCGACGGTCATTTAATCCTAATGACAGCCATTAACCCGACTGCCGCGGGCGAGGGGAAGACCACTACCACCGTGGGGCTAGGACAAGCCTTAGCTAAACTCGGCAAAAAGACGGCCATCGCGCTCCGCGAACCGTCGTTGGGCCCGAGCATGGGTGTTAAAGGCGGCGCCGCCGGCGGCGGATACTCCCAAGTTGTCCCCATGGAGGACATTAACCTGCACTTTACCGGCGACTTGCATGCCATTACTACCGCCCACAACATGCTGGCCGCAATTATAGATAACCACCTGCAGCAAGGGAACGAGCTTAACATCGACACGCGCCGCATCACTTTCCGCCGTGCCCTCGATATGAACGACCGCGCCCTGCGCAGCACTATCGTCGGCTTAGGCGGCAAGAACAACGGCGTGCCGCGCGAAGACGGCTTTGACATCACCGTGGCTTCCGAGGTTATGGCCATTCTCTGCCTGGCCAACGATCTAACCGATTTAAAAGAGAGACTTGGCCGTATCGTCATAGGCTACACGTATGAGCGCGAACCGGTGACGGTAGCCGACCTAAAGGTAGCGGGGGCCATGGCCGCCCTGCTTAAAGACGCGATTAAGCCAAACCTAGTGCAGACGCTAGAGAACGTGCCTGCGTTTATTCACGGCGGACCTTTCGCCAATATCGCGCACGGCTGCAACTCCGTGCAGGCCACCAAGCTCGCCCTAAAGGTTGCCGACTACGTGGTTACCGAGGCCGGTTTCGGCGCAGACCTCGGCGCAGAAAAATTCTTTGATATTAAGTGCCGCTTTGCCGGGCTTAAGCCCTCGGCGGCCGTTATTGTGGCTACCGCGCGCGCGCTCAAACTCCACGGCGGCGCGGACGTAAAGAACCTGAGCGTCGAAAACCTTAAGGCGCTAGACAAGGGGTTTGCCAACCTCGAACGGCACATTGAGAACGTGCGCAAGTTTGGCGTGCCGGTTGTCGTCGCCATTAACCGTTTCCCCACCGATTCCGCTGCCGAGCTCGGCCTAATTGCCGAGCGCTGCCGCCAGGCAGACGTGCGCGTGGCTCTTTCCGAAGTTTGGGCCAAAGGCGGAGAGGGCGGCAGAGCCTTAGCCGAGGCCGTGCTCGAGACCATAGAGAGCGAGCCGTCTACCTTCCACCCGCTCTACCCCGTGGAGATGTCCATCAAAGAGAAAATCACTACTATTGCCCGGGAAATATACGGCGCAGACGGCGTCGATTTCACGAAAGACGTGGATAACACCATCAGGCAATACGTCAAGCTCGGCTACGACAAGATGCCCATTTGCATGGCCAAGACGCAGTACTCCTTCTCGGATGACCCGGCGCTCCTAGGTCGCCCCACCGGGTTTAGAATAACCGTGCGGGAGCTGCGCGTGTCGCGCGGTGCCGGGTTCCTGGTGGCCATTACCGGGGAAATCATGACCATGCCGGGGCTGCCCAAGGAACCGGCGGCGGAGAAGATAGACGTCGACGGCGATGGCAAAATTTCCGGCTTGTTCTAG
- a CDS encoding cyclodeaminase/cyclohydrolase family protein, giving the protein MSQLTEQKFSAVMEAIAGCSPAPGGGTAAALAGVMAASLVEMVANLTLGRKKYAAVQEEMSALAREARELRGALSELATEDARAYEEVMDAYKLPKESPAEQATREAAVEKALHRAASVPLRTAEAALAVMEKAEIMALRGNRNALTDAGVATLLGSAAVKGALLNVKVNLHTLTAQPAWAKAMGEQCVSLATREQELSERVQRKDCDA; this is encoded by the coding sequence GTGAGTCAACTGACAGAGCAAAAGTTTAGCGCAGTTATGGAGGCTATCGCCGGTTGTTCCCCGGCGCCGGGTGGCGGTACGGCCGCCGCACTTGCCGGCGTGATGGCAGCCTCGTTAGTGGAAATGGTGGCTAACCTAACGCTCGGGCGCAAAAAGTACGCCGCCGTACAAGAGGAAATGTCCGCACTCGCGCGCGAAGCGCGGGAGCTACGGGGAGCGCTTAGCGAACTGGCGACCGAGGACGCACGCGCCTACGAAGAAGTTATGGACGCCTACAAGTTGCCCAAAGAGAGCCCTGCTGAACAAGCTACGCGAGAGGCCGCGGTAGAAAAGGCGTTGCACCGCGCGGCGTCCGTACCGCTGCGCACGGCCGAGGCCGCCCTCGCCGTCATGGAGAAGGCGGAGATTATGGCTCTGCGCGGAAACCGCAATGCCCTTACCGATGCCGGTGTAGCCACGCTGTTAGGTTCGGCTGCCGTAAAGGGCGCCTTGCTTAATGTTAAGGTGAATCTGCACACACTTACCGCGCAGCCCGCTTGGGCCAAGGCCATGGGAGAGCAGTGCGTAAGCTTAGCCACCCGCGAACAAGAGCTATCCGAGAGAGTGCAAAGAAAGGACTGTGACGCATGA
- the hutI gene encoding imidazolonepropionase, with product MKAKLLIANGRVVTTQGYSENPQVGAQLGEVVELSAGFVLIAEGRIAAVTGNLAEARALAGPDTHEIDAAGRLVVPGYVDCHTHLSFAGWREKEFGLRLAGTPYLEILAAGGGIISTVRQTRAASQAKLLESSLATLDAMLLHGTTTVEAKSGYGLTTDAELKQLRVLKEAARLHPVDVVPTFMGAHALPPEYSDDRAAYVKLVIDEMLPRVADAGLAEFCDVFCENKAFTLDESRAILCAAQRHGLGLRVHADEITPLGGAGLAAELAAVSAEHLIHASRPDLERMAKAGTVAVLLPATAFLLRSEKKAPVGDMIELGVPIAVATDFNPGTSPLLNMQLLQTFACVHYGLTAHQAFAASTINAAHALRRGATLGSIEVGKQADLAILDAPSLEFVPYHLGVNLVHTVVKSGQIVVKKGALCYGEEQEAQTGSLSL from the coding sequence ATGAAGGCTAAGCTGCTAATTGCCAACGGGCGAGTTGTAACGACACAAGGGTATAGCGAAAACCCGCAAGTCGGGGCGCAGCTAGGCGAAGTAGTAGAGTTGTCGGCCGGCTTCGTATTGATAGCCGAGGGGCGCATTGCCGCAGTGACAGGCAATTTGGCCGAGGCTAGAGCCCTAGCCGGGCCCGACACGCATGAGATTGACGCCGCAGGTCGCCTGGTAGTACCGGGCTACGTGGACTGTCACACCCACCTAAGCTTCGCCGGTTGGAGAGAGAAGGAGTTTGGCCTGCGCCTCGCAGGTACACCTTACCTGGAGATTCTCGCTGCCGGGGGCGGCATCATCAGCACGGTGCGGCAGACACGTGCGGCAAGCCAAGCTAAGCTCTTAGAGAGCTCCTTGGCTACCCTCGACGCAATGCTCCTGCACGGCACGACGACCGTAGAGGCCAAAAGCGGCTATGGTCTGACGACGGACGCCGAGTTAAAGCAACTGCGTGTGTTAAAGGAAGCCGCCCGCCTGCATCCGGTAGACGTGGTGCCCACCTTTATGGGAGCGCACGCCTTGCCGCCGGAGTACAGCGACGACCGCGCAGCCTATGTAAAGCTGGTTATTGACGAAATGCTGCCGCGTGTAGCCGACGCAGGGCTAGCCGAGTTCTGCGATGTCTTCTGTGAAAACAAGGCCTTTACGCTCGACGAAAGCCGGGCAATCCTTTGCGCCGCGCAAAGACACGGGCTCGGCCTGCGCGTGCATGCGGACGAGATTACGCCGCTTGGCGGAGCCGGACTTGCCGCCGAACTCGCCGCCGTGTCGGCCGAGCACCTAATTCATGCTTCGCGCCCTGACCTAGAGCGCATGGCCAAAGCAGGCACCGTAGCGGTACTGCTCCCCGCCACAGCTTTCCTGTTGCGCAGCGAAAAGAAGGCGCCTGTGGGGGATATGATAGAGCTTGGGGTGCCGATTGCCGTCGCCACTGACTTTAACCCGGGCACCTCGCCGCTTCTTAATATGCAGCTTCTGCAAACCTTCGCCTGCGTCCACTACGGATTAACTGCGCACCAAGCTTTTGCGGCGTCCACCATCAACGCGGCGCACGCCCTGCGGCGCGGGGCGACGCTAGGGAGCATCGAGGTCGGCAAACAGGCAGACCTAGCTATACTCGATGCACCTTCGCTCGAATTTGTTCCCTACCACCTCGGGGTCAACTTAGTACATACAGTGGTGAAGAGCGGGCAAATAGTAGTAAAGAAAGGAGCTCTCTGTTATGGGGAAGAGCAAGAAGCGCAAACTGGCAGCCTCAGCCTCTAA
- a CDS encoding CPBP family intramembrane metalloprotease, translated as MVGSNPHKYNHMVRSLYLLAIITAISLLAMILVLSIPADLGTPYEPLAATDSYNFDPWEMSLGRLHISFPKGGVMVGAFRRGELTAFVLIGEGTATFRGDAEERQFALTQAVIQGHPSEISILRGQTFIEASVHPEAMQTAARLLQTVAVDEPLLEVFGVRKVFLPRRGVKIVALFDQDGGKASYLQARRTSWRQPGEPEQVIPNPEAPLYPPHDQFLFSLAILSVMVAAVAAGIVFVTPVYEHWTYLEKPKIPLWLPVAVAFVHSVLEAYLNYLDLHQLVVVGWRVMVIAAVLWIADAQGNSFDFLGLRVRRLWNAFTTGVWAGILLFLCGSIALPDGIRVVEPLALVGQLLYVTVGVAVFQELLWRGLVQGAFRQRYGALTSIGLTTALAAVFSLAPALLSGTITTAVLIQSFFIVPLSAFVLGFVYERTHNIAAPLATTATVYLLPLVLYFY; from the coding sequence ATGGTAGGTTCAAACCCGCATAAGTACAACCATATGGTTAGAAGTCTGTACTTACTGGCCATTATTACTGCCATATCGCTCCTAGCCATGATTCTCGTGCTTTCGATTCCGGCCGACCTCGGCACGCCTTACGAGCCGCTGGCCGCGACAGACAGCTACAACTTTGACCCGTGGGAGATGTCGCTTGGCAGGCTGCATATTTCTTTCCCTAAGGGCGGGGTCATGGTAGGCGCGTTTCGGCGCGGCGAGCTGACGGCGTTCGTCTTAATCGGAGAGGGCACGGCTACCTTTCGCGGCGATGCCGAGGAGAGGCAGTTCGCGCTGACGCAGGCCGTGATTCAGGGGCACCCGAGCGAGATTTCCATCCTGCGGGGCCAAACGTTTATCGAAGCGAGTGTACACCCGGAGGCCATGCAGACTGCGGCAAGACTGCTGCAGACCGTAGCCGTGGACGAGCCACTCCTAGAAGTTTTTGGCGTGCGGAAAGTGTTTCTGCCGCGCCGCGGCGTCAAGATTGTGGCTTTGTTCGACCAAGACGGGGGCAAGGCCTCGTATTTGCAGGCGAGGCGCACAAGTTGGCGGCAACCCGGGGAACCCGAGCAAGTAATCCCAAACCCCGAAGCGCCCCTTTACCCACCGCACGACCAATTCTTGTTTAGTCTGGCCATCCTCTCGGTCATGGTGGCAGCGGTAGCGGCGGGCATCGTCTTCGTTACACCGGTATACGAGCACTGGACATACCTAGAGAAGCCGAAAATACCGCTATGGCTTCCCGTAGCGGTAGCATTCGTGCATTCTGTGCTGGAGGCCTACCTAAACTACCTCGACCTCCATCAGTTGGTGGTCGTGGGTTGGCGCGTGATGGTTATTGCCGCAGTTCTCTGGATTGCCGACGCGCAGGGCAACTCGTTTGATTTTCTCGGCTTGCGGGTGCGTCGCCTGTGGAATGCCTTTACCACGGGGGTGTGGGCCGGCATACTGCTCTTTCTCTGTGGTTCCATTGCGCTGCCCGACGGCATACGCGTAGTCGAACCGCTCGCGCTCGTCGGGCAACTCCTGTACGTTACGGTAGGGGTAGCTGTCTTTCAGGAGCTCTTGTGGCGAGGATTAGTGCAGGGAGCCTTCCGCCAGCGCTACGGCGCGCTGACTAGCATCGGCCTCACTACGGCGCTCGCGGCCGTCTTCTCCCTGGCCCCTGCCCTGTTATCCGGCACCATAACCACGGCAGTTCTGATTCAGAGCTTCTTTATTGTGCCGCTTAGTGCATTTGTCCTAGGCTTTGTCTATGAGCGAACCCACAACATCGCAGCTCCCCTCGCGACAACCGCTACGGTATACCTGCTGCCGCTTGTGCTTTACTTTTACTAG
- the ftcD gene encoding glutamate formimidoyltransferase has translation MKLIQCIPNFSEGRRQSVIDQIVQTIAAVDGITLLDVKPDPDHNRTVVTFVGAPSAVEEAAFRGAAKATELIDMEQHSGEHPRMGATDVVPFVPLAGATMEDCQAIALSVGERIGRELSIPVYLYERSARTPERRNLTDVRRGEYEGIKSEIATNPARTPDFGPSRMHPSAGATAVGARPPLVAFNVNLHSSDVKIAKAIAKAVREATGGLPAVKAMGMMLMATNQAQVSMNMVDFNVTGLHTVFEAIKLEAAKHNVRVANSEIIGLLPAQAIIDTAAHYLELTDFSAAQVLELKLAARHEG, from the coding sequence ATGAAACTAATCCAATGCATCCCTAACTTTAGCGAAGGGCGCCGTCAAAGCGTTATCGACCAAATTGTACAGACGATTGCCGCAGTGGACGGGATTACACTGCTTGACGTAAAGCCCGACCCAGACCATAACCGCACAGTGGTGACGTTTGTCGGTGCCCCGTCGGCTGTAGAGGAGGCGGCCTTTAGAGGAGCGGCCAAGGCCACGGAGCTAATCGACATGGAGCAGCACAGCGGCGAGCATCCCCGCATGGGCGCGACAGACGTGGTGCCATTTGTGCCGCTAGCCGGTGCGACCATGGAGGATTGCCAGGCAATTGCGCTCTCCGTAGGCGAGAGAATCGGGCGCGAACTGAGCATTCCCGTCTACCTGTATGAGCGCTCCGCGCGCACTCCCGAGCGGCGGAATCTCACCGATGTTAGGCGCGGCGAGTACGAAGGGATTAAGAGCGAAATCGCTACAAACCCTGCGCGCACGCCAGACTTTGGGCCTAGCCGCATGCACCCAAGTGCAGGTGCTACGGCTGTAGGCGCACGTCCACCCTTAGTTGCCTTTAATGTCAACCTCCATTCGTCTGACGTGAAAATCGCCAAGGCCATTGCCAAAGCAGTGCGCGAAGCGACCGGAGGGTTACCTGCCGTCAAAGCCATGGGCATGATGTTAATGGCGACGAACCAAGCGCAAGTCTCTATGAACATGGTAGACTTTAACGTCACCGGCCTACATACCGTGTTTGAGGCCATTAAGCTAGAAGCCGCCAAACACAACGTGCGCGTAGCCAACAGCGAAATCATCGGACTGCTACCGGCGCAGGCCATAATTGATACCGCGGCCCATTACCTAGAGCTAACCGATTTTAGCGCAGCGCAAGTGCTCGAGCTAAAGCTCGCCGCCCGCCATGAAGGCTAA
- a CDS encoding type III pantothenate kinase: MLLAVNIGNTRTNAGWMDEHGQVLSKMAVATSRHADEYGGLVSQVSPDTRVVCASVVPMATAALTQALLTRGAKLELVVPRDDLGLAFGGVDYRELGADLFANALASLWLWNRDVLLVDLGTGSTFCVVKDGVYRGTAIVPGMEISFRALTSGAALLREVPIAKAANVINTTTVECLQAGIYYGYLELVRGMIRRVQQEHGKLFVVLTGGIGAFLCDGLMDVIDRYEPNLTLIGIWRVARAAVVLPTNPPIISD; this comes from the coding sequence ATGCTCCTAGCAGTAAACATAGGCAATACCCGCACTAACGCCGGCTGGATGGACGAACACGGTCAGGTGTTGTCCAAAATGGCGGTGGCCACAAGTCGCCATGCCGACGAATACGGCGGCCTAGTCAGCCAAGTCTCGCCAGATACCCGCGTCGTCTGCGCTTCTGTCGTGCCGATGGCTACGGCCGCACTGACACAAGCTTTGCTTACGCGGGGCGCAAAACTAGAGCTGGTGGTGCCGCGTGACGACCTTGGGCTGGCCTTCGGTGGGGTAGATTATCGTGAGCTCGGTGCAGACCTCTTCGCCAACGCGCTAGCGTCGCTGTGGCTCTGGAACAGGGACGTGCTACTAGTAGATTTAGGCACCGGCTCTACCTTCTGCGTAGTCAAAGACGGTGTCTACCGCGGCACTGCCATCGTGCCGGGCATGGAGATATCGTTTCGTGCGCTTACGAGCGGGGCGGCCTTGCTGCGCGAAGTGCCTATCGCCAAGGCGGCAAATGTCATTAACACTACCACCGTAGAATGCCTGCAGGCAGGCATCTACTACGGCTATCTGGAACTTGTGCGCGGCATGATTAGGCGCGTACAGCAAGAACACGGCAAGCTCTTTGTCGTCCTTACCGGCGGCATCGGGGCATTTCTCTGCGACGGACTGATGGACGTCATCGACCGCTACGAACCTAACCTAACGCTCATCGGTATCTGGCGAGTGGCTAGGGCTGCCGTAGTGTTGCCGACGAATCCTCCCATCATTTCTGACTAA